A window of Metopolophium dirhodum isolate CAU chromosome 6, ASM1992520v1, whole genome shotgun sequence genomic DNA:
ATACAATTGAAAATCCCAGTgtcttatttcaaaaaaaaagtattaatttgataaaaactacaaaatatgcaATGAAAAATTGGTATAAAGTTTTGCTGGAGTTTTTTTTGTGCAAAGTAcaagtattttcaataaaaaacttACAGATATGTATACAACAATGGTaatcatgtttttaaaattatattaacctaacctaaagtCTAAAATGCAGTCTATaggtttgaattattttatttatatgattgTATCTGTACTCtgtagattatttttttgattctgAGTTCTTACAAAcagcataatataggtaatttttcaCTTTCAGTCCGATATTTGGTAACAACTAGCCAATTAGCCTAAAGGTTTTAGTGTTTTACTTCTCAGTTCTTAGTTCTTACCATGGTTATCTAGACAGGTTATAAATAACTTGTTGCTTGTCGACTGTTTGATCGAATGGTGCTAGTACACACCTGATATGAACTATTAACACATACAATGTAGGAAAATAGGTTGTTTCATTGTTAAAAAAGGTACTTGATAAATTTATCTACCTACTGAATATTTACTATTCAGTCTTTAATTTCTAGAAAGcggaaaaaataattcttataaatgAACCTTTTTCAAGTATACCCAAATTTGTCAAAGGAAAATAtactacaatttaaataataataatttttttattttttattttatttaatatcggtAAAGATTACTAGGCCTCACTGAGTAAAACTCGTTTGGAGGCCTAGGAGTTATCTTATATACAacacatttacatttatcctTTTCTCCTTAAATAGCTACTCAAATACacagtaaaaaaagaaaaaaaaacaataacagaaAAACAGTAGTATAAGTTTGAAcagctaatataaaaaaaaaacaagttgtatgtgaaaaaaaaagcaAACAATGGtagtgtaaaaaaaacaaattaatcctGAAACTTCAATATTGTAGCATCGTATTCATGGTGAAGCCAatgagtaatgtattttttgaaaatagaaaGAGACATATTAGCCACTTCTTTgggcattatattatgtatatgtatataatataataccctaATCACATGTAGTAGTTACTGACTACTGTGCTGGTCAAATGCAATACCTATGTCCAACACAATCCTTTTatcattttcacatttcacgCATTTGAGTATTTGAGTATTGAATAAATTTCAAAGTATTAATTAgtgtttaaatacatttatcattaaaaacttaggtattcaagtattttaataggtaagtactaagTTGTAGGTAAGTACcataattaaatcatttgttGTACAAATTCCTGTACTCGCTTCACCCTTGGTgtaaaagatgaacaaaaataaaagtattgagAAGATTAAGCGACGTTaagatttacaattttttaaacaagcaaatattttaaatttatttgatgtTAAAAGAACGCCACACGGCGTTTGTTGTCtccttacaaacgtacaacatgcCAATTTTTacgtttacaataatacattttactcagtaatttataaaattacagtgattttacctcttataaaatttaaaggtaagataattatctagggcatctcagagtcttttattgatatttatattaagaagCAAGTTGTATATATGGGTCGCGTCGGCCGTCgcagtattataaaaaacaattttagctGACCAAAACTaagtaattaggtacctactatttttaaaacttacaatataataactataaataaaatatttcttctaGTTTTAGAcggtcaaaatttaatttaatttcttaaatgtATCTATTGCTATTTTGTAAATTAGTTTTTCCAAGTGGTTCATTTTCAATACCTAGATATAGCGATATATGGGTCATAGACatattaacacaaaaataaCATGCCTAAGATACGTctgatatacattatatagttaaGAAAAGGGCTAGGTGTATAAAGATTATCCACTCCAAAGCCAATGTGAGAGGATCTGACCTTCATGTCCCCCCCTTGTATACACCACTGAGTTCTAGTAGATATAGTTCCAAAtctacaaaagaaaaattgtatacctacttgctATGTGCAACCGGCAGctaatattgtaagtatattatgctACAATGGTATCTACACTACAAAATGGGACGAGGAGAGATTACTTACATTCAAAAGAAAAGTTTTGTGGAAAATTCCCGCCTATGCGAAATTAAATTGAGGAATATGACTATATGAGAGATAAAAAATACTGATTTAGAGAGgttgtataacaaaataaatatcagaATGCTGAATGTTTCTacaggtaaaaaaatatttatgtcttGACCAGAAACCTAAAAGCAATCAAGCGGAAGTCCTCGCCAGCGGTAGTTATATAGAATGAGGAATGATACCTGCGATATCGTCATATCAACGAGTCAACGGAAATGGTTAACGAACAGGACCGAAATAAATGTCCTTGAGCAAcgattgattatttttttacaattttaattgaaaaatacaattatctacctagtacctacatgaacttaaaaagttaaaacaatacattattacaaggttaggtatattttataatcattaaataacaAGCATTGTttctgtacctatgtatatagtatataaatgtgtattagtgtgtgtgtgtgcacagcCAAGTCTATCGCACTCGGTAaagcacgattgagcataatatacctttttagcaacacgattgagcatataatattttatgcgacGTTGCCACATTCACGTGgccaacattttgaaatttattattttcacgtacCTATtacaccaataattattataataccagaTGCGAGCCGTTAGCTGAGCCCAGGGGCGTAGGTATAGATTattaatgggggggggggggggggggggtttcgacttaaattattagtaataggCTAACGTGAAAAAAACCAAATGCAAATATAGgcgtatattaataaaatacttttaatattatttttttaaatcaaacattatacAAGTAAATTTAATCGTTTCCTACGTTGTGTTAGCTTGTTCACAATGAGTAAAGGATCGACAGTTACATctctataaatatttagaagAGTAAGTCCAGTTAGTCGCTCTTGACCAATGGTGTTTCGTAATACGTCTTTAACCGCTTTAATGTAGAAAAGGAACGTTCCGCACTAGCAGTAGACACAGGAAGAGTGGCTAAAATTTTGAGAAGATTATAAATGAGAGGAAAAAACTGTTTATCACACTTTTCCAATGTTTTAATTGCATTAAACTCATTCAAGTCATCACTTATTCCTTCCACTTCTTGGTCCATAATTGATACTCACACAACAGATTTTCAAGTTTTTCATTTACCAGGTACATTTTATGGATTTCTGTCAATTTGCTTTTAGCATCAttcttatttttcataaattttggaATTAAGATCTGTAGGTTTCCCGATCTTTTCGTGATGGTTAGAAAATCTGGCTGCTAGTTCGCTTAGAACATGGTCAAGAAATGGatagtaaacatttattttataatatatttcggcTGTCTCTGCAGGATTATTGCTTCGTCCTTTTTGTCTGTTTGTGATTCTAGGTGCTGTAAGTGACTCAATACCTAAATATTCTTTAGAATCtgtcacaatttttaaaaattcatcatcATTTCGTATGTcttctaatgttttttttacgatgTCTACATATTTGCACGCTTCGgtcaaatcaatattttgagTTTGAAGAATTTTATTAAGAGTTGACGTGAAACTGAAAACTTTTCGCAAAATGAGCATCGATACTACAAACTGTGAGTTTTCTATTGCTTGTTTTAATTGGTAGGCTTGTGATGCACATTCTCTTCGACTATCTTGTAGAGCTTGCAGTGCTTCTGTTACTACAGAAAACATTTCTGCAAATCGTTCTACTGCCAAATGTTTTTCAGTCCAACGGGTTTCACAAAGAGAAACCAGATTCAAGTGAATAGCTCCAGCTGACTCTGCTGCATCTTTAAGAAGACCATCACGTAACGCGGAttgtctaaaaaaattaattacagtcTTAATAGTACCAATACAGTTTCGGATCATAGGGATTTCACAAGAGTGTGCCAAAACCAAATTTAAAGTATGGGCTGAGCAATGGATGAACTGAGCTTTTGGGTATTTCTCTGAGATTATTGTGCGCACTCCTCGAAATTGACCACTCATCACAGCAGCGCCATCATATCCTTGGCCAACTAACATCTCCATATCTAATCCAAGAGTCATTATACATTGCATGATGGTGGTGGCCAACGCTGAAGCTGTCACATCTTTTACATGCACAAACTCTAAGAAATCTTCTCTGATAAATACATTATCTGCAGAAGAATCGTCTACGTACCGAATGCACAAAGCTAATTGTTCGTACCTTG
This region includes:
- the LOC132946758 gene encoding 52 kDa repressor of the inhibitor of the protein kinase-like — protein: MKRISQPSVLNFFDKKKKSESRTTLQINQPSSLFVSDPTDPEASSPSEKVSSVEGEQELLFENYVGIYLGNPPTDNEKKFKVFQNPWMPPLSYKFPVSDKRRLSFQRHWMEQYSWLVFSDVAKGALCKVCVLFGRNHGGRGGQELRSLVAIPFINWKKAKQIFDSHTLRGKNETGKIGLTEPPYNDGNFRAILRFRARSGDHFLKEHILSQTSDSRSMFTSPTIQNEIIDLCGNFIQENVVNRIKYAGFFTILADETQDISRYEQLALCIRYVDDSSADNVFIREDFLEFVHVKDVTASALATTIMQCIMTLGLDMEMLVGQGYDGAAVMSGQFRGVRTIISEKYPKAQFIHCSAHTLNLVLAHSCEIPMIRNCIGTIKTVINFFRQSALRDGLLKDAAESAGAIHLNLVSLCETRWTEKHLAVERFAEMFSVVTEALQALQDSRRECASQAYQLKQAIENSQFVVSMLILRKVFSFTSTLNKILQTQNIDLTEACKYVDIVKKTLEDIRNDDEFLKIVTDSKEYLGIESLTAPRITNRQKGRSNNPAETAEIYYKINVYYPFLDHVLSELAARFSNHHEKIGKPTDLNSKIYEK